In the Bos taurus isolate L1 Dominette 01449 registration number 42190680 breed Hereford chromosome 21, ARS-UCD2.0, whole genome shotgun sequence genome, one interval contains:
- the BDKRB2 gene encoding B2 bradykinin receptor isoform X1: MFSAWRRPMFLSIHEDTVPTTASFGAEMFNLTSQVLEPALNGTLPEGSSCFQSDLWNWLNTIQPPFLWILFLLAALENTFVLSVFCLHKSSCTVAEIYLGNLAVADLILACGLPFWAITIANNFDWLFGEALCRVVNTILYMNLYSSIYFLMLVSIDRYLALVKTMSMGRMRGVRWAKLYSLVIWGCALLLSSPMLAFRTMQEYNAEGHNVTACVINYPSHSWEVFTNILLNSVGFLLPLSVITFCTVQIMQVLRNNEMQKFKEIQTERKATLLVLAVLLLFVVCWLPFQISTFLDTLLRLHVLSGCWDEYVIDIFTQIASFVAYSNSCLNPLVYVIVGKRFRKKSQEVYARLCRPGGCGSAEPSQTENSMGTLRTSISVERNIHKLQ; this comes from the exons ATGTTCTCGGCCTGGAGGAGACCAATGTTCCTATCCATCCATGAGGACACCGTGCCTACCACTGCCTCCTTCGG CGCTGAAATGTTCAACCTCACCTCCCAGGTCCTTGAACCTGCTCTCAACGGGACCCTGCCCGAGGGCAGCAGCTGCTTCCAGTCCGACTTGTGGAACTGGCTCAACACCATCCAGCCCCCCTTCCTCTGGATCCTCTTCCTGCTCGCCGCCCTGGAGAACACCTTTGTCCTCAGCGTCTTCTGCCTGCACAAGAGCAGCTGCACGGTGGCGGAGATCTACCTGGGCAACCTGGCCGTGGCAGACCTGATCTTGGCCTGCGGGCTGCCCTTCTGGGCCATCACCATTGCCAACAACTTCGACTGGCTCTTCGGGGAAGCCCTCTGCCGCGTGGTGAACACCATACTCTACATGAACCTCTACAGCAGCATCTACTTCCTCATGCTGGTGAGCATCGACCGCTACCTGGCCCTGGTGAAGACCATGTCCATGGGCCGGATGCGTGGGGTGCGCTGGGCCAAGCTCTACAGCCTGGTGATCTGGGGCTGCGCGCTGCTTCTGAGCTCGCCCATGCTGGCCTTCCGCACCATGCAGGAGTACAACGCCGAGGGCCACAACGTCACCGCCTGCGTCATCAATTACCCATCCCACAGCTGGGAGGTCTTCACCAACATCCTCCTGAACTCTGTGGGCTTCCTGCTGCCCCTGAGCGTCATCACCTTCTGCACCGTGCAGATCATGCAGGTGCTGCGTAACAACGAGATGCAGAAGTTCAAGGAGATCCAGACTGAGAGGAAGGCCACGCTGCTGGTCCTGGCCGTCCTGCTGCTGTTCGTGGTCTGCTGGCTGCCCTTCCAGATCAGCACCTTCCTGGACACGCTGCTGCGCCTCCACGTCCTCTCGGGCTGCTGGGACGAGTACGTGATCGACATCTTCACACAGATCGCGTCCTTTGTGGCTTACAGCAACAGCTGCCTCAACCCCCTGGTGTACGTGATCGTGGGCAAGCGCTTCCGCAAGAAGTCGCAGGAGGTGTACGCGCGGCTGTGCCGGCCAGGGGGCTGCGGGTCCGCGGAGCCCAGCCAGACGGAGAACTCCATGGGCACGCTGCGGACCTCCATCTCTGTGGAGCGCAACATTCACAAACTGCAGTAG